From Chaetodon trifascialis isolate fChaTrf1 chromosome 24 unlocalized genomic scaffold, fChaTrf1.hap1 SUPER_24_unloc_1, whole genome shotgun sequence, a single genomic window includes:
- the LOC139328098 gene encoding NLR family CARD domain-containing protein 3-like isoform X1, with the protein MDDFIHFKQQHVSDRQVHQESSEVPSGQSAQQHQTHLDSIFLLLEENIVSFVRNELKKIKTTLSSDYPECSESQGEDEEVLDGEDAEQRRSSREVFLKITLHFLRRMKEEELAERLQSRSSGGVGQCKLKCNLKEKFQCVFEGIAKAGKRTLLNQIYTELFITEGGTGQVNDEHEVRLIETASRKPHGPETTIRQEDIFKASTGRDEPIRTVMTKGVAGIGKTVLTQKFTVDWAEDKAQQDIQFMFPLTFRELNVLREKRFSLVELVHHFFPETKEAGICRFEEFRVLFILDGLDESRLPLDFTNNEILTDATESTSVDVLLTNLIRRKLLPSAYLWITTRPAAANQIPPECVDMVTEVRGFTDEQKEEYFRKRFRDEEQARRIISHIKTSRSLHIMCHIPVFCWITATVLEDVMKTREEGQLPKTLTEMYIHFLVVQSKVKNIKYDGGAESDPQWTPESRKMIKSLGKLAFEQLQKGNLIFYQSDLTECGIDIRAASVYSGVFTQIFKEERGLYQDKVFCFVHLSVQEFLAALHVHLTFINSGVNLLSEEKRTSKISKSVIVASAKTRLCKSAVDKALQSPNGHLDLFLRFLLGLSLQANQTLLQGLLTQTGSGSKRNQVTVKYIKKKIEETPSAEKSINLFHCLNELNDRSLVDQIQQSLSSGSLSTDELSPAQWSALVFILLSSEKDLDIFDLKKFSASEEAFLMLLPVVKASNKALLSGCNLSERSCEALSSVLRSQSSSLRELDLSNNNLQDSGVKLLSAGLESPHCALDTLRLSGCLITEEGCASLASALRSNPSHLRELDLSYNHPGDSGVKLLSAGLEDPHCRLDTLRVEPAGVRWLRPGPRKYSCELKLDTNTVNRVIKLSDNNRTMRRVEEDQSYPDHPDRFDQDPQLLCGTGLTGRCYWEVEWRRRVDVSVSYRRIRRKGNSEECVFGWNDQSWSLDCSDDGRYSVWHNNRKTSISSPSSSSSSSSSVSHRVGVYVDCPAGTLSFYRVSSDSLIHLHTFNTTFTEPLYPGFGLWFSSGSSVSLCPL; encoded by the exons ATGgatgacttcattcattttaaacagcaacatgtctctgacagaca AGTCCaccaggagagctcagaggttcccagtggtcagtctgcccagcagcatcagactcaCCTGGACTCCATATTTCTG ctgctggaggagaacattgtctcttttgtgaggaacgagctgaagaagatcaaGACGACTCTGAGTTCAGATTACCCAGAATGCTCAGAGAGtcagggggaggatgaggaggtgttggatggtgaggatgcagagcagaggaggagcagcagagaggtaTTTCTGAAGatcacgctgcacttcctgaggagaatgaaggaggaggagctggctgagcgtctgcagagca GAAGTTCTGGTGGTGTTGGTCAGTGTAAACTTAAATGTAACCTGAAGGAGaagttccagtgtgtgtttgaggggatcGCTAAAGCAGGAAAGCGGACCCTCCTGAATCAGATCTAcacagagctcttcatcacagagggagggactggaCAGGTCAATGATGAACATGAGGTCAGACTGATTGAAACAGCATCCAGGAAACCACACGGACCAGAAACCACAATCAGACAAGAAGACATCTTTAAAGCCTCAACTGGACGAgatgaaccaatcagaacagtgatgacaaagggAGTGGCTGGCATTGGGAAGACGGTCTTAACACAGAAGTTCACTGTGGACTGGGCTGAAGACAAAGCCCAACAGGACATACAGTTCATGTTTCCGTTgactttcagagagctgaatgtgctgagagagaaaaggttcagcttggtggaacttgttcatcacttctttcctgaaaccaaagaagcaggaatctgcaggtttgaagagTTCAGGGTTTTGTTTATCCTTGACGGTCTGGATGAGAGTCGACTTCCTCTGGACTTCACCAACAATGAGATCCTGACTGATGCTACAGAGTCCAcctcagtggatgtgctgctgacaaacctcatcaggaggaaactgcttccctctgcttacctctggataaccacacgacctgcagcagccaatcagatccctcctgagtgtgttgacatggtgacagaggtcagggggttcactgatgaacagaaggaggagtacttcaggaagaggttcagagatgaggagcaggccaGAAGAATCATCTCCCACATCAAGACATCACgaagcctccacatcatgtgccacatcccggtcttctgctggatcactgctacagttctggaggatgtgatgaagaccagagaAGAAGGACAGCTCCCCAAGACCCTGACTGAGATgtacatccacttcctggtggttcagtccaaagTGAAGAACATCAagtatgatggaggagctgagtcagatcctcagtggactccagagagcaggaagatgattaagtctctgggaaaactggcttttgagcagctgcagaaaggaaacctgatcttctaccaatcagacctgacagagtgtggcatcgatatcagagcagcctcagtgtactcaggagtgttcacacagatcttcaaagaggagagaggactgtacCAGGACAAGGTGTTCTGCTTCGTCCATCTGAGtgttcaggagtttctggctgctcttcatgtccatCTGACCTTCATCAACTCTGGAGTCAATCTGCtctcagaagaaaaaagaacCTCAAAGATATCTAAATCCGTGATAGTTGCATCTGCCAAAACACGCCTGTGTAAGAGTGCAGTGGACAAGGCCTTACAGAGTCCAAATGGACACCTGGACTTGTTCCTCAGATTCCTCCTGGGTCTTTCACTGCAGGCCAATCAGACTCTCCTACAAGgcctgctgacacagacaggaagtggttcaAAACGCAATCAGGTAACAGTCAAGtacatcaagaagaagattgaagagactccctctgcagagaaaagcatcaatctgttccactgtctgaatgaactgaatgatcGTTCTCTGGTGGATCAGATCCAACAGTCTCTGAGTTCAGGAAGTCTCTCCACAGATgaactgtctcctgctcagtggtcagctctggtcttcatcTTACTGTCATCAGAAAAAGATCTGGACATTTTTGACCTGAAGAAATTCTCTGCTTCAGAAGAGGCTTTTCTGATGCTGCTGCCAGTGGTCAAAGCCTCCAACAAAGCTCT actgagtggctgtaacctctcagagagaagctgtgaagctctgtcctcagtcctcagatcccagtcctccagtctgagagagctggacctgagtaacaacaacctgcaggattcaggagtgaagctgctgtctgctggactggagagtccacacTGTGCTCTGGACACTCTCAG gctgtcaggctgtctgatcacagaggaaggctgtgcttctctggcctcagctctgagatccaacccctcccatctgagagagctggacctgagctacaatcatccaggagactcaggagtgaagctgctgtctgctggactggaggatCCTCACTGCAGACTGGACACTCTCAG ggtggagcctgctggagtcCGATGGTTGAGACCAGGTCCGAGGaagt attcctgtgaactcaaactggacacaaacacagtgaacagagtgatcaaactgtctgacaacaacaggacGATGAGACGTGTGGAGGAGGATCAGTCATATCCTGATCATCCAGACAGGTTTGACCAGgatcctcagctgctgtgtggaactggtctgactggtcgCTGTTACTGGGAGGTCGAGTGGAGACGAAGAGTTGATGTATCAGTGAGTTACAGAAGAATcagaaggaaaggaaacagcgaagagtgtgtgtttggatggaaTGATCAGTCCTGGAGTCTGGACTGCTCTGATGATGGTCGTTACTCTGTCTGGCACAATAACAGAAAGACAtccatctcctccccctcctcctcctcctcctcctcctcctctgtctctcacagagtaggagtgtatgtggactgtcctgctggcactctgtccttctacagagtctcctctgactcactgatccacctccacaccttcaacacCACATTCACTGAACCTCTTTATCCTGGCTTTGGACTCTGGTTCAGTTCTGgttcctcagtgtctctgtgtcctctgtag